A part of Variovorax sp. HW608 genomic DNA contains:
- a CDS encoding MAPEG family protein: protein MTHTLALVIYMAILTWLTLLVASLIRVKGWTVSGTMVALGNRDNLPSATPFAGRAERAARNTLENFILFAAIALVAHAAGANSPKVATGADIFFWARVLYIPVYYAGIAYLRTAIWGVSIVGLAMMVLAIW, encoded by the coding sequence ATGACCCACACCCTCGCGCTCGTGATCTATATGGCGATCCTGACGTGGCTCACGCTGCTTGTCGCGAGCCTCATCCGGGTGAAGGGATGGACGGTTTCCGGCACCATGGTCGCGCTGGGCAACCGCGACAACCTGCCCTCGGCCACGCCGTTCGCGGGACGGGCCGAGCGCGCGGCGCGCAACACGCTGGAGAACTTCATTCTCTTTGCCGCGATCGCACTGGTTGCGCACGCGGCGGGCGCCAACAGTCCGAAGGTGGCCACCGGCGCGGACATCTTCTTCTGGGCGCGCGTGCTGTACATCCCGGTCTACTACGCCGGTATCGCCTATTTGCGCACGGCAATCTGGGGGGTCAGCATCGTCGGACTGGCGATGATGGTTCTCGCCATCTGGTAG
- the radA gene encoding DNA repair protein RadA, with protein sequence MAKEKTIYVCSECGGTSAKWLGKCPSCGAWNTLIEQVATPAAGATNNRFGTQFASLGGSAELATLSEIEAADVARAPTGMEELDRVLGGGIVDGGVTLIGGDPGIGKSTLLLQAADALQNAGRNALYVTGEESGAQVALRSRRLGLDHSQVQVLAEIQLEKIIATLDATRPTIAVIDSIQTVYSDQLTSAPGSVAQVRECAAHLTRFAKASGTAVVFVGHVTKEGALAGPRVLEHMVDTVLYFEGDTHSSFRLVRAIKNRFGAVNEIGVFAMTERGLKGVTNPSAIFLSQHAEPVPGSVVLVTLEGTRPMLVEIQALVDNGGPSPRRLSVGLDRDRLAMLLAVLHRHAGVACMDQDVFVNAVGGVRISEPAADLAVMLAITSSLRGKPLPKGFIAFGEVGLAGEVRPAPRGQERLREAAKLGFSVAVVPKANAPKKGAKEIEGLTIHAVERIEEALDIVRQLQ encoded by the coding sequence ATGGCCAAGGAAAAAACAATCTACGTCTGCTCCGAATGCGGCGGCACGAGCGCCAAGTGGCTCGGCAAATGCCCGAGCTGCGGCGCATGGAACACATTGATCGAACAGGTCGCGACCCCGGCCGCGGGCGCAACCAACAACCGCTTCGGCACCCAGTTCGCGTCGCTCGGCGGATCGGCCGAACTGGCCACGCTGTCTGAAATCGAAGCCGCCGACGTCGCGCGTGCACCCACCGGCATGGAAGAACTCGACCGCGTGCTCGGCGGCGGCATCGTCGATGGCGGCGTGACCTTGATCGGCGGCGACCCGGGCATCGGCAAGTCCACGCTGCTGCTGCAGGCCGCCGACGCGCTGCAGAACGCGGGCCGCAATGCGCTCTACGTCACCGGCGAGGAAAGCGGCGCGCAGGTTGCGCTGCGCTCGCGGCGCCTCGGCCTCGACCACTCGCAGGTGCAGGTGCTGGCCGAGATCCAGCTCGAGAAGATCATCGCCACGCTCGACGCCACGCGGCCCACGATCGCGGTCATCGATTCGATCCAGACCGTGTACTCCGATCAACTGACCTCCGCGCCCGGCTCGGTCGCGCAGGTGCGCGAATGCGCGGCGCACCTCACGCGCTTCGCCAAGGCCAGCGGCACGGCGGTCGTGTTCGTCGGCCACGTGACCAAGGAAGGCGCGCTCGCCGGTCCGCGCGTGCTCGAACACATGGTCGACACCGTGCTGTACTTCGAAGGCGACACGCATTCGAGCTTCCGCCTCGTGCGCGCCATCAAGAACCGCTTCGGCGCCGTGAACGAGATCGGCGTCTTCGCGATGACCGAGCGCGGCCTCAAGGGCGTGACGAATCCGAGCGCGATCTTCCTGAGTCAGCACGCCGAGCCCGTGCCCGGCAGCGTGGTGCTCGTCACGCTCGAAGGCACGCGGCCGATGCTGGTGGAAATCCAGGCGCTGGTCGACAACGGCGGACCGAGCCCGAGGCGCCTGTCCGTGGGCCTGGACCGCGACCGCCTCGCGATGCTGCTGGCGGTGCTGCACCGCCACGCGGGTGTGGCGTGCATGGACCAGGACGTGTTCGTCAACGCGGTTGGCGGCGTGCGCATCAGCGAACCGGCGGCCGACCTGGCCGTGATGCTCGCGATCACGTCGAGCCTGCGCGGCAAGCCGCTGCCCAAGGGCTTCATCGCGTTCGGCGAAGTGGGCCTGGCCGGCGAAGTGCGGCCCGCACCGCGCGGCCAGGAGCGTTTGCGCGAAGCGGCCAAGCTGGGCTTCAGCGTGGCCGTGGTGCCGAAGGCGAACGCGCCGAAGAAGGGCGCGAAGGAGATCGAGGGGCTGACGATCCACGCGGTCGAGCGGATCGAGGAGGCGCTGGATATCGTTCGCCAACTCCAGTAG
- a CDS encoding fumarylacetoacetate hydrolase family protein, translating into MSFLPTGTVYGVLLNFRAEVEALAPQMTQPPYKAPPKAPVLYVKTANTWSPSGSAITMPSHVAEVEVGATIAMVIGPDNDVEGFVLMNDLSIPHASFFRPPVKYKCLDGFLGIGPAMRDAQEVADPSEFRLEVRINGELRQSVDFSKTVRNASQLLSDVGAFMTLAHGDVLMLGCDAGRPLARAGDTIEISAPGFETLVNTLVKEKA; encoded by the coding sequence ATGAGTTTCCTACCCACCGGCACGGTCTACGGCGTGCTCCTCAACTTCCGCGCGGAAGTCGAGGCGCTCGCGCCGCAGATGACGCAGCCGCCCTACAAGGCGCCGCCGAAGGCACCCGTCCTCTATGTGAAGACGGCCAACACCTGGAGTCCGAGCGGCAGCGCGATCACGATGCCGTCGCATGTCGCCGAGGTCGAAGTGGGCGCGACGATCGCGATGGTGATCGGACCGGACAACGACGTCGAAGGCTTCGTGCTGATGAACGATCTCTCGATCCCGCACGCGAGCTTCTTCCGCCCGCCGGTCAAGTACAAGTGCCTCGACGGCTTCCTCGGCATCGGTCCCGCGATGCGCGACGCGCAGGAGGTCGCCGATCCGTCGGAGTTCAGGCTCGAGGTGCGCATCAACGGCGAGCTTCGGCAATCGGTCGATTTTTCGAAGACGGTGCGCAACGCCTCGCAATTGCTCTCGGACGTGGGCGCGTTCATGACGCTCGCACACGGCGACGTGCTGATGCTCGGCTGCGATGCCGGCCGGCCGCTCGCACGCGCCGGGGACACCATCGAGATCAGCGCGCCGGGCTTCGAGACGCTGGTCAACACGCTCGTGAAGGAGAAGGCATGA
- the hpaR gene encoding homoprotocatechuate degradation operon regulator HpaR, which produces MSTAFTHRNLPRLLLQAREAVMAHTRPSLREHELSDQQWRVLRVLGEHGAVETGRVAREAFILGPSLTGVLARMERDGLITRSRDPEDQRCTVIEATPHGRKLVARLSVSIEAHYKWMEESLGKEKLTQLYALLDELIALEQP; this is translated from the coding sequence ATGAGCACCGCCTTCACGCACCGCAACTTGCCGCGCCTGCTTCTGCAGGCGCGCGAAGCCGTGATGGCGCACACGCGGCCGAGCCTGCGCGAGCATGAGCTGTCTGACCAGCAATGGCGCGTGCTGCGCGTGCTCGGCGAACACGGCGCGGTGGAAACCGGCCGGGTGGCGCGCGAGGCCTTCATCCTCGGTCCGAGCCTCACCGGCGTGCTCGCACGCATGGAGCGCGACGGGCTCATCACGCGAAGCCGCGATCCCGAAGACCAGCGCTGCACCGTCATCGAGGCGACGCCGCACGGGCGCAAGCTGGTGGCGCGGCTCTCGGTGAGCATCGAGGCGCACTACAAGTGGATGGAAGAGTCGCTCGGCAAGGAGAAGCTCACCCAGCTCTACGCCTTGCTCGACGAACTGATCGCACTGGAGCAACCATGA
- a CDS encoding ABC transporter ATP-binding protein/permease: MSATSPNRAEPAARTGVFHQVRELLGALRVSPVGKTLVALMGGIVVVVALTAYGQIELNRWNKPFYDAISRRDLSDFIVQVGVFAVIAGVLLVLNVAQRWLGETLQLRLREAVVNDLVGLWMHPRRAFWLQASGPIGAHPDQRMHEDTLKLCDLSVALGVGLLQAAMLFGSFASVLWVLSKDFSIFYDGQDHVLPGFMLWAAIVYAVVGSLMTYWVGNGLVLRNAERYAREGELRFSLTRINEHLDGISLAGGETDEKRRVAMHFGDVLRAQSRVVLGLTNLTWVTAGFGWVTIIAPTLVAAPLYFSGKVSFGGLMMAAAAFTQAQSSLRWFVDNFSIIADWRATLLRVADLRRMLASDLEAQPGGSRIAYEESDAGTLSIEALEVRSWTGHDRLAPRDLVVQPGQRLLILGTTGTEKTLLFRALAGLWPWGSGIVRRPRGQTIHYMPRGTPYLPRGTLAEVLSYGMEPPCYPREALEAALASVGLRRLEPLLDRTGRWESELSMDEQLRLGFARVVLQAPPWLVMDDAFGAFDDDTLELIIDLLGKLAHTGIVHIGSAGEAHDRLFTQVVHLVKAPDALPEEQRP; this comes from the coding sequence ATGAGTGCAACGTCGCCGAACCGTGCCGAGCCGGCTGCGAGGACCGGCGTCTTCCATCAGGTCCGCGAGTTGCTCGGCGCCTTGCGCGTGTCGCCGGTCGGCAAGACGCTGGTCGCGCTGATGGGCGGGATCGTCGTGGTGGTCGCGCTCACCGCGTATGGGCAGATCGAGCTCAATCGCTGGAACAAGCCGTTCTACGACGCGATCTCGCGCCGCGACCTGAGCGACTTCATCGTGCAGGTCGGCGTCTTCGCGGTGATTGCGGGCGTGCTGCTGGTCTTGAACGTCGCGCAGCGGTGGCTGGGCGAAACCTTGCAGCTGAGGTTGCGCGAAGCCGTGGTCAATGACCTCGTGGGGCTCTGGATGCACCCGCGTCGGGCATTCTGGCTTCAGGCCAGCGGCCCCATCGGCGCCCACCCGGACCAGCGCATGCACGAAGACACGCTGAAGCTGTGCGACCTGTCGGTCGCCCTCGGCGTGGGCCTGCTGCAGGCAGCGATGCTGTTCGGCAGCTTCGCGAGCGTGCTGTGGGTCCTCTCCAAGGACTTCAGCATCTTCTACGACGGTCAGGACCACGTCTTGCCGGGCTTCATGCTGTGGGCGGCGATCGTCTATGCAGTCGTCGGCTCGCTGATGACCTACTGGGTCGGCAACGGCCTCGTCCTGCGCAACGCCGAGCGCTACGCGCGCGAAGGCGAATTGCGCTTCTCGCTGACTCGCATCAACGAGCATCTCGACGGCATCTCCCTGGCTGGTGGCGAGACCGACGAGAAGCGTCGCGTCGCCATGCATTTCGGCGACGTCCTGCGCGCCCAGTCGCGCGTGGTGCTCGGGCTGACCAACCTGACCTGGGTCACCGCGGGGTTCGGCTGGGTCACCATCATCGCGCCGACGCTGGTGGCGGCACCGCTCTACTTCTCGGGGAAGGTTTCGTTCGGCGGCTTGATGATGGCCGCCGCCGCCTTCACGCAGGCGCAGTCGTCGCTGCGTTGGTTCGTCGACAACTTCAGCATCATTGCCGACTGGCGCGCCACCTTGCTGCGTGTCGCCGACCTGCGCCGGATGCTGGCGTCCGACCTGGAGGCCCAACCTGGCGGCAGCCGCATCGCCTACGAGGAAAGCGATGCCGGAACCCTCTCGATCGAAGCGCTCGAGGTTCGCTCCTGGACCGGGCACGATCGGCTGGCCCCCCGGGATCTCGTCGTGCAACCCGGTCAGCGCCTGCTGATCCTCGGCACGACGGGCACCGAGAAGACCTTGCTGTTCCGGGCGCTCGCGGGCCTCTGGCCCTGGGGCTCCGGCATCGTGCGCCGGCCGCGCGGCCAGACGATCCACTACATGCCGCGCGGTACGCCCTACCTTCCCCGCGGCACGCTGGCCGAGGTGCTGTCGTATGGGATGGAGCCGCCCTGCTATCCGAGAGAAGCCCTGGAGGCCGCGCTGGCGAGCGTGGGCCTGCGGCGGCTGGAGCCATTGCTGGACAGGACAGGTCGCTGGGAGAGCGAACTCAGCATGGACGAGCAGCTGCGGCTGGGCTTTGCCCGCGTGGTGCTGCAGGCACCGCCCTGGCTGGTCATGGACGACGCATTCGGCGCGTTCGACGATGACACGCTCGAACTGATCATCGACCTGCTGGGCAAGCTCGCGCACACCGGCATCGTCCATATCGGCTCAGCCGGAGAGGCGCACGACCGGCTGTTCACGCAGGTGGTGCATCTGGTCAAGGCGCCTGATGCCCTGCCCGAGGAGCAGCGACCATGA
- a CDS encoding glycoside hydrolase family 15 protein, whose protein sequence is MPSPQDPAFESWLETQLGHSARAMLSSISPLSIVKHRLGFAQTIRPIAGAIVASPVLGNYDPDPDYFFHWFRDSAVVIDALRLLYVDRQVGDEALQHLRDFTRFSLALNRLDGRAVAEVEGRRARVAPDLLQYLREDSELASVHGDAVVAETRVNPDGTLDILRWARPQHDGPPLRALALLRWAAGGHLDAPLLAEVTSLIRFDLDFTLRHWREPSFDIWEEESGHHYYTLRVSAAALAEGAAWLQGLGETAQAQRCRDESKAVLSLLDGYWIDDPDATRGYYRSRRLPDDRPSPKALDIAVILSAIHGLGTELAHGPADPRMQATLARLDALFDAAYPINQGRAAGRGAAMGRYAGDVYCSGGAYYFSTLGAAEFCFRAAAAEGGDARHWNQWMGRGDAYLATVRAYTPAGGDLSEQFDQKSGAQTSARQLAWSHAAFISCVSARRIAAAACQAPPRR, encoded by the coding sequence GTGCCGAGCCCGCAAGACCCGGCGTTCGAGTCCTGGCTCGAAACACAGCTCGGCCATTCGGCGCGCGCGATGCTGTCCAGCATCTCGCCGCTGTCGATCGTGAAGCACCGCCTGGGCTTCGCTCAGACCATACGGCCGATCGCCGGCGCCATCGTCGCCTCGCCCGTGCTGGGCAACTACGACCCGGACCCGGACTACTTCTTTCACTGGTTCCGCGACTCCGCCGTCGTCATCGATGCGCTGCGGCTGCTCTACGTCGACCGGCAGGTCGGTGACGAAGCCCTGCAGCATCTGCGCGACTTCACCCGCTTCAGCCTGGCCTTGAACCGACTCGACGGCCGCGCGGTGGCCGAGGTAGAGGGGCGCAGAGCGCGCGTGGCCCCCGATTTGCTGCAGTACCTGCGCGAGGACAGTGAGCTCGCGAGCGTCCACGGCGATGCCGTCGTCGCCGAGACGCGGGTGAACCCCGACGGCACGCTCGATATCCTGCGATGGGCGCGCCCCCAGCACGACGGGCCGCCGCTGCGCGCGCTGGCGCTGCTGCGCTGGGCGGCCGGCGGGCACCTCGACGCGCCCCTGCTGGCGGAGGTCACATCCCTGATCCGCTTCGACCTCGACTTCACGCTGCGTCACTGGCGCGAGCCGTCGTTCGACATCTGGGAAGAGGAAAGCGGCCATCACTACTACACGCTGCGCGTCTCGGCGGCCGCGCTGGCCGAAGGCGCGGCATGGCTGCAGGGCCTGGGCGAGACGGCGCAGGCGCAGCGCTGCCGGGACGAGTCGAAGGCCGTGCTGAGCCTGCTCGACGGCTACTGGATCGACGATCCCGACGCGACGCGCGGCTACTACCGCTCACGCAGGCTGCCGGACGACCGGCCCAGTCCGAAGGCGCTGGACATCGCGGTGATCCTGTCGGCGATCCATGGCCTCGGCACAGAGCTCGCGCATGGCCCGGCCGATCCACGCATGCAGGCCACGCTGGCACGCCTGGACGCGCTGTTCGATGCCGCCTATCCGATCAACCAGGGCCGTGCCGCAGGCCGTGGCGCGGCGATGGGCCGGTACGCCGGCGACGTGTACTGCTCGGGCGGCGCGTACTACTTCTCGACGCTCGGCGCCGCCGAGTTCTGCTTCCGCGCCGCGGCGGCAGAGGGCGGCGATGCACGCCACTGGAACCAGTGGATGGGGCGCGGCGACGCCTACCTCGCCACCGTCCGCGCGTACACGCCGGCCGGTGGCGACCTGTCGGAGCAGTTCGATCAGAAGAGCGGCGCGCAGACCTCGGCCAGGCAACTGGCCTGGAGCCACGCCGCGTTCATTTCGTGTGTCTCGGCGCGCCGCATCGCGGCCGCCGCCTGCCAGGCGCCGCCGCGGCGATGA
- a CDS encoding glucoamylase family protein has protein sequence MLKDDRNPRALAALPDEALIEAVQRQTFRYFWDGADAASGLALDRRTLVGPTGEDRADERVAIGGSGFGVMALIVAVERGWVTRDEALDRLRRMLDALFRAGRYHGAFPHFMDGASGRAIPMSPKDDAGDLVETSFLMMGLLCLRQYFSEDTAAERRLRSDIDTLWHDVEWNWFTQGRDVLYWHWSPNHGFAMNHEVHGWNECLITYLMAAASPRHAVDPRVYHRGFATGPDFVNGRSYYGIELPLGAPYGGPLFFTHYSFCGLDPHGLKDRYADYWDLNGRHVRVNRAHCIANPKGFQGYGESCWGLTASDDPDGYLAHAPDTDNGTISPTAALASLPYAPAEVMQVLRHFLTVHGTRLWRDYGFVDAFCEQRGWFAETFLAIDQGPIVVMMENHRTGLLWKLFMSVPEVQAGLRALDFTSPHLGSPAP, from the coding sequence GTGTTGAAGGATGACCGGAACCCGAGGGCACTGGCGGCCCTGCCCGATGAAGCCTTGATCGAGGCCGTGCAGCGCCAGACCTTCCGCTATTTCTGGGACGGTGCGGATGCCGCCAGCGGCCTGGCCCTCGACCGCCGCACGCTCGTCGGCCCCACAGGCGAAGACAGGGCCGACGAGCGGGTCGCGATCGGTGGCTCCGGCTTCGGCGTCATGGCCTTGATCGTCGCGGTCGAGCGCGGCTGGGTCACGCGGGACGAAGCCCTGGATCGCCTGCGGCGCATGCTGGATGCCTTGTTCCGCGCCGGGCGCTACCACGGCGCCTTCCCGCACTTCATGGACGGCGCCAGCGGCCGGGCGATCCCGATGAGCCCGAAGGACGATGCGGGCGATCTGGTCGAGACCTCGTTCCTCATGATGGGTCTGCTGTGCCTGCGCCAGTACTTCAGCGAGGACACGGCTGCCGAGCGCCGGCTGCGAAGCGATATCGACACGCTGTGGCACGACGTCGAATGGAACTGGTTCACCCAGGGACGGGACGTCCTCTATTGGCACTGGAGCCCGAACCACGGCTTTGCGATGAACCATGAGGTGCACGGCTGGAACGAGTGCCTCATCACCTACCTGATGGCCGCGGCCTCGCCGCGCCATGCGGTCGATCCGCGGGTCTACCACCGCGGCTTCGCGACGGGGCCGGACTTCGTCAACGGCCGCTCGTACTACGGCATCGAACTGCCGCTGGGCGCGCCGTACGGCGGCCCGCTGTTCTTCACGCACTACTCGTTCTGCGGCCTCGATCCGCACGGGCTGAAGGATCGCTACGCCGACTACTGGGATCTCAATGGCCGGCACGTGCGGGTCAACCGCGCGCACTGCATCGCCAATCCGAAGGGCTTCCAGGGCTACGGCGAATCGTGCTGGGGCCTCACGGCCAGCGACGACCCGGACGGCTACCTCGCGCACGCCCCGGACACCGACAACGGCACCATCTCGCCGACGGCGGCGCTGGCCAGCCTGCCGTATGCGCCCGCCGAGGTGATGCAGGTGCTGCGGCATTTCCTCACCGTGCATGGCACGCGGCTGTGGAGGGACTACGGTTTCGTCGATGCGTTCTGCGAGCAGCGCGGCTGGTTCGCTGAGACCTTCCTCGCCATCGACCAGGGCCCGATCGTCGTGATGATGGAGAACCATCGGACGGGCCTTCTGTGGAAGCTGTTCATGAGCGTGCCCGAAGTGCAGGCCGGCCTGCGCGCCCTGGACTTCACGAGCCCGCATCTCGGGTCGCCTGCACCGTGA
- a CDS encoding lipase family protein — translation MDRVSAAQNALLVMYGFDMCAAMPSNLAPAPDARIAAAGFNVLVGYLSASDAILVSGSGLRSRMFGSSDAAMNRVCYGYVACRGPGEYVAVIRGTHGLLEWADDLDFLMMQHPNPNAGLVDQGFWSIYRTLMFHPLNGGGPLPAAQGLGNLNLPANASLTVLGHSLGSALATYLTLDLALQGTPAKGCFFASPHTGNQRFVDFFEGMNINYDLWNYVQDKVPKVPTRDLLHFSSYKPLHQEKTIPVDGGLGVSIDATLPCFHHLICYTALLDPATYKAALAEAIRLQVQDDLNCARCVLSTGS, via the coding sequence ATGGACAGAGTGTCGGCTGCGCAGAACGCGCTCCTGGTTATGTATGGCTTCGACATGTGCGCCGCCATGCCTTCGAACCTGGCCCCCGCGCCGGACGCGCGGATTGCCGCGGCCGGCTTCAATGTCCTGGTGGGCTACCTCTCGGCATCCGACGCCATTCTTGTTTCGGGGTCGGGCCTTCGCAGTCGCATGTTCGGAAGCAGCGACGCGGCGATGAACCGTGTCTGCTATGGCTACGTCGCTTGTCGCGGCCCGGGCGAATACGTCGCTGTGATCCGAGGGACCCACGGGCTCCTGGAGTGGGCCGACGACCTCGATTTCCTCATGATGCAACACCCCAATCCCAACGCGGGCCTCGTGGACCAGGGGTTCTGGAGCATCTACCGGACCCTGATGTTTCATCCGCTGAATGGCGGCGGCCCGCTCCCTGCCGCGCAGGGCCTCGGCAACCTCAACCTGCCGGCCAACGCGTCGCTCACGGTTCTGGGCCACAGCCTGGGATCTGCCCTGGCCACCTACCTCACGCTCGACCTGGCGTTGCAGGGGACGCCGGCGAAGGGCTGCTTCTTCGCATCGCCCCACACCGGCAATCAGCGCTTCGTCGATTTCTTCGAGGGCATGAACATCAACTACGACCTCTGGAACTACGTGCAGGACAAGGTCCCGAAGGTCCCGACCCGGGACCTGCTTCACTTCTCGAGCTACAAGCCGTTGCATCAGGAAAAGACGATCCCGGTGGATGGCGGCCTCGGCGTGTCGATCGACGCAACGCTCCCCTGCTTTCACCACCTCATCTGCTACACGGCCCTGCTCGATCCGGCGACCTACAAGGCGGCGCTGGCCGAAGCGATTCGCCTGCAGGTGCAGGACGACCTGAATTGCGCGCGGTGCGTGCTGTCGACGGGGAGCTGA
- a CDS encoding glycoside hydrolase family 3 N-terminal domain-containing protein, with the protein MSRIDTLIARMTLSEKLGQLTMTASSYTVTGPVIAGDSTQSIIDGTIGNLLNMVGAGPVHEMQRLAVEKSRLGIPLLIGLDIIHGHRTLFPIPLAEAGVFDEEIWERTAREAAREGAADGLAMTFAPMLDVSRDPRWGRTAEGPGEDPWLNARIAQAKVRGFQGNDLSSPESMAACAKHFVAYGAVTAGREYAAVDISERSLREVYLPGFAAAVRAGVATLMPAFTDLNGVPMTAHIPLLRDWLRGEMGFDGVIVSDYNAIAELIKHGVAADLVDAAVLALKAGVDIDMMADAYRKGLPIALEQGRVTIEEVDASVRRVLRLKEALGLFDDPYRRGTTPEPAAVVTERHALARDVARRSIVMLKNERDTLPLPAAAKALCVIGPLADAHTEMKGPWWGAGEHEPAISVLAGLRAALPQADIRHAPGVAIEGDDESGIEAAVALCDGADALVLCLGERATMSGEAASRATPALPGRQQALAEAAVARARALGIPVVAILFSGRPLVVPWLSEHADALLAAWFLGVEAGHAIADVVTGRVSPGGRTPMSWPRVVGQVPIYFGQRPTGRPMNPADYFTSKYQDVDNTPLYAFGHGLTYGRFCYDELRVEPRRVREQDTLKISVRLRNIGAREAEETVFLFVRARLSRVTRPLLELKGYAKLRLMPGEAGSVTLELPAAELRLLGPDLQPVFEAGEVEILAGPSADQSGLLRQTIELSS; encoded by the coding sequence ATGAGTCGCATCGACACCCTCATCGCCCGCATGACGCTATCCGAAAAGCTGGGCCAACTGACGATGACTGCCTCCAGCTACACGGTCACCGGGCCGGTGATCGCGGGGGACTCCACGCAGTCGATCATCGACGGCACGATCGGCAACCTGCTCAACATGGTCGGCGCCGGGCCCGTGCACGAGATGCAGCGGCTGGCCGTCGAGAAGTCACGGCTTGGCATTCCGCTCCTGATCGGCCTGGACATCATCCACGGCCATCGCACGCTCTTTCCGATCCCGCTCGCGGAGGCGGGCGTCTTCGACGAAGAGATCTGGGAGCGCACGGCGCGCGAGGCCGCGCGCGAAGGCGCAGCCGATGGTCTGGCGATGACATTCGCGCCGATGCTCGACGTATCGCGCGATCCGCGCTGGGGCCGCACCGCGGAAGGCCCGGGCGAAGACCCCTGGCTCAACGCACGCATCGCGCAGGCCAAGGTGCGCGGTTTCCAGGGCAACGACCTGTCGTCGCCCGAATCGATGGCCGCCTGTGCGAAGCATTTCGTCGCCTATGGCGCGGTCACCGCGGGGCGCGAGTACGCCGCCGTGGACATCTCCGAGCGCAGCTTGCGCGAGGTGTATCTGCCGGGCTTCGCAGCGGCCGTGCGCGCCGGCGTCGCGACCTTGATGCCCGCCTTCACCGATCTCAACGGCGTGCCGATGACGGCGCACATCCCCCTGCTGCGCGACTGGCTGCGCGGCGAGATGGGCTTCGACGGCGTCATCGTCAGCGACTACAACGCGATCGCGGAATTGATCAAGCACGGGGTCGCCGCCGATCTCGTCGATGCCGCGGTGCTGGCGCTGAAGGCCGGCGTCGACATCGACATGATGGCCGACGCCTATCGCAAGGGCCTGCCGATCGCGCTCGAGCAGGGACGGGTGACGATCGAGGAAGTCGACGCATCCGTGCGGCGCGTGTTGCGGCTCAAGGAGGCGCTCGGCCTGTTCGACGACCCCTACCGGCGCGGCACGACACCGGAGCCCGCGGCTGTCGTCACCGAGCGGCACGCGCTGGCGCGCGATGTGGCGCGCAGGTCCATCGTCATGCTGAAGAACGAGCGCGACACCCTGCCCTTGCCCGCAGCGGCGAAGGCGCTGTGTGTCATCGGCCCGCTGGCCGACGCACACACGGAGATGAAAGGTCCGTGGTGGGGTGCCGGTGAACACGAGCCGGCCATCAGCGTGCTGGCCGGCCTGCGCGCCGCGCTGCCGCAGGCCGACATACGCCATGCACCCGGCGTCGCCATCGAGGGAGACGACGAAAGCGGCATCGAAGCCGCCGTCGCACTGTGCGACGGCGCCGACGCCCTCGTGCTGTGCCTGGGCGAGCGTGCCACGATGAGCGGCGAGGCGGCGAGCCGCGCCACGCCGGCGCTTCCCGGCAGGCAGCAGGCGCTGGCCGAAGCAGCGGTGGCGCGTGCGCGCGCGCTCGGCATTCCCGTCGTCGCGATCCTGTTTTCGGGCCGCCCGCTCGTCGTCCCCTGGCTGTCCGAACACGCCGATGCCTTGCTGGCTGCGTGGTTCCTCGGCGTCGAAGCCGGCCACGCGATCGCCGACGTGGTCACGGGCCGGGTCTCGCCTGGCGGCCGCACGCCGATGAGCTGGCCGCGCGTCGTCGGGCAGGTGCCGATCTACTTCGGCCAGCGTCCCACCGGCCGGCCGATGAATCCCGCCGACTACTTCACGAGCAAGTACCAGGACGTCGACAACACGCCGCTGTATGCCTTCGGTCACGGCCTGACCTACGGGCGCTTCTGCTACGACGAGCTTCGGGTCGAGCCGCGGCGCGTGCGCGAACAGGACACGCTGAAGATCAGCGTCAGGCTGCGCAACATCGGGGCGCGAGAGGCCGAAGAGACCGTCTTCCTGTTCGTTCGCGCCAGGCTGAGCCGCGTCACCCGGCCGCTGCTGGAGCTCAAGGGCTACGCGAAGCTGCGATTGATGCCCGGCGAAGCCGGCTCGGTGACGCTGGAGCTGCCGGCGGCCGAGCTACGCTTGCTCGGGCCGGACCTGCAGCCCGTGTTCGAGGCGGGCGAGGTCGAGATCCTCGCCGGACCGAGTGCCGATCAATCAGGCCTGCTGCGCCAGACCATCGAGTTGTCTTCATAG